In one Butyrivibrio proteoclasticus B316 genomic region, the following are encoded:
- a CDS encoding ABC transporter substrate-binding protein produces the protein MKKRILSTLVCLTVAATTIMGCGSQAPSNAGSDTPAAETKTEEAKTEEAKTEEKAADTTAEASGDKVTLSIYTQYADDDTKVPYDYAVEQLAEAYPNVELNLIVQAQDDGQTLKTLAATGQLPDIYQASTDIINTFRESNQIMVLNDVAQSTGFLDKLYDANKDLAYAEDGNIYAFPFSGQEYVLWYYNKALFAENNLEIPETYDDLLNCIEVFKSKGITPLALFGQEGWNTAAAYDVIATRYAEGGIKALDEGKANITDEGYVNAAKKMEELVAAGLYQEDATTTNYDQASEKFLSGQAAMFINGQWYIEDATKTLGDDVDWMFYPAEDAASYEAGKAVFSGGGSASGFAVNPDSENAQLAAEVAEFITEKYCEAKVMYRHNPLVAIDTGKEPDSEYPAMMKKLSDTLPSITATTKFTWGLTNSTFNDAIQSESQGLVSGQFSADEFIQDIEDTME, from the coding sequence ATGAAAAAGAGAATTCTTAGTACTCTTGTTTGTCTGACAGTAGCAGCTACAACCATTATGGGCTGTGGTTCACAGGCTCCATCAAATGCCGGAAGTGACACGCCTGCTGCCGAGACCAAGACAGAAGAAGCAAAGACAGAGGAAGCAAAGACAGAAGAGAAAGCCGCTGATACAACAGCAGAAGCTTCCGGGGACAAGGTTACACTTTCAATTTACACACAGTATGCAGACGACGATACAAAGGTTCCTTATGATTATGCTGTAGAGCAGCTTGCAGAGGCTTATCCAAATGTAGAATTAAACCTTATTGTACAGGCTCAGGACGATGGTCAAACGCTTAAGACTCTTGCAGCTACAGGACAGCTCCCTGATATCTATCAGGCAAGTACAGATATTATCAATACATTCCGCGAGTCAAACCAGATCATGGTACTCAACGACGTAGCTCAGTCTACAGGATTTCTTGATAAGCTTTATGATGCAAACAAGGATCTTGCTTATGCAGAAGATGGAAACATTTATGCTTTCCCATTCTCTGGACAGGAATATGTTCTTTGGTATTACAATAAAGCTCTTTTTGCTGAGAACAACCTTGAAATACCTGAGACCTATGATGATCTTCTTAACTGCATTGAAGTATTCAAGTCTAAGGGAATCACACCTCTTGCACTTTTTGGTCAGGAGGGCTGGAATACAGCTGCTGCCTATGACGTAATTGCTACCAGATATGCAGAGGGCGGAATCAAAGCTCTTGATGAGGGTAAGGCAAACATCACAGATGAAGGTTATGTAAATGCTGCCAAAAAGATGGAAGAACTCGTAGCAGCAGGCCTTTATCAGGAAGATGCTACAACAACTAATTATGACCAGGCTTCAGAGAAGTTCCTTTCAGGCCAGGCTGCTATGTTCATTAACGGACAGTGGTACATTGAGGACGCAACTAAGACACTTGGTGATGATGTTGACTGGATGTTCTACCCTGCAGAAGATGCTGCCTCCTATGAAGCTGGCAAAGCAGTATTTTCAGGCGGTGGTTCAGCTTCAGGTTTTGCAGTAAATCCTGATTCAGAAAATGCGCAGCTTGCAGCAGAGGTTGCTGAGTTCATTACAGAGAAGTACTGTGAAGCAAAGGTTATGTACAGACACAATCCACTTGTTGCTATTGATACAGGAAAAGAACCAGACTCAGAATATCCTGCAATGATGAAGAAGCTTTCAGATACACTTCCTTCTATTACAGCAACAACAAAGTTTACATGGGGACTTACAAACTCAACATTCAATGATGCAATTCAGTCAGAGTCACAGGGACTTGTTTCAGGACAGTTCTCAGCTGATGAATTTATTCAGGATATTGAAGATACAATGGAATGA
- a CDS encoding carbohydrate ABC transporter permease, whose protein sequence is MKKYMGNKLAILLFILPALVIFITFDFIPIIQVFAYSFTDWNGLTIPNFTGLKNYIDLFTDRVFFTSNRNQIIFAIVITVYQMLFATIFAITISDKKMKGRKFLRVAYFIPVILSVTVVCQLWSAILSGEGLLNKLFEVAGSDFKQNWLGDRYRAIYVIAFVNAWQWMGYQFALIVAGIKSIPSDYYEAARIDGCSNVKAHMKITIPLLAETYKFCLIISLTGGIKAFTEMNILTGGGPNKSTFTLTYMMYNAAFKKSNYGYGLSAASIMVLECMLVMLVINFIFRDRDQKKEEEKARRKRNA, encoded by the coding sequence ATGAAAAAATACATGGGAAATAAACTGGCTATATTACTATTTATATTGCCGGCACTTGTAATCTTTATCACATTTGATTTTATTCCGATCATTCAGGTATTCGCATATAGTTTTACGGATTGGAATGGTCTTACAATTCCGAATTTTACAGGACTTAAGAACTACATAGACCTGTTCACAGATAGAGTTTTCTTTACATCAAACAGAAACCAGATCATCTTTGCGATAGTAATAACCGTTTATCAGATGCTGTTTGCAACTATTTTTGCAATTACAATTTCTGATAAGAAGATGAAAGGCAGAAAATTCCTGAGAGTTGCATATTTTATTCCTGTTATCCTCTCTGTAACAGTTGTATGCCAGTTATGGAGCGCTATCTTAAGCGGAGAGGGACTTCTTAACAAACTCTTTGAAGTCGCAGGCTCTGATTTTAAGCAGAACTGGCTCGGAGACAGATACAGAGCGATTTATGTAATAGCATTTGTAAATGCCTGGCAGTGGATGGGATATCAGTTCGCTCTTATAGTAGCAGGTATCAAGTCTATCCCTTCTGATTATTATGAGGCTGCAAGAATTGATGGATGTTCAAATGTTAAGGCACATATGAAGATTACAATCCCGCTTCTTGCTGAGACTTATAAGTTCTGTCTTATCATTTCACTTACGGGTGGTATCAAGGCCTTTACTGAGATGAATATCCTGACTGGCGGAGGCCCTAACAAATCGACATTTACACTTACATATATGATGTACAATGCTGCATTTAAAAAGAGTAACTATGGATACGGCCTTTCAGCGGCGTCAATCATGGTTCTTGAATGTATGCTTGTAATGCTGGTGATCAACTTTATTTTCAGAGACAGAGACCAGAAAAAGGAAGAAGAAAAAGCAAGGAGGAAGCGCAATGCGTAA
- a CDS encoding carbohydrate ABC transporter permease: MRKESSNKTLHYIFVAFCWIYAAFSLYPLIWMLFYSFKTNQEIFVTNPFGFPWPLHYENYITAWTKYDVPLYFMNSLLVSVGTVAITIFSALLFSYATSRMVWKLKTFTRLFLGLGMFIPVQAIMIPVVKVVQKFNLMGTRWSLIFPYIAINLAFACMVYYGFFKGIPMELEEAACMDGANIYQTFFMIIEPLVRPATVTLVIYIFLNAWNEFILANVVVGSIPELKTLPLGVLFFQGEFTTDWGGMGATMVIASFPAIIVYSIFSEQVESAMTIGGAVKG; this comes from the coding sequence ATGCGTAAAGAAAGTTCTAATAAAACACTGCATTATATATTTGTTGCATTTTGCTGGATCTACGCGGCTTTTTCGCTGTATCCTCTGATATGGATGCTCTTTTATTCATTTAAGACCAATCAGGAAATATTTGTAACAAATCCTTTTGGTTTTCCATGGCCGTTACATTATGAAAACTATATTACAGCCTGGACCAAGTATGATGTACCTTTGTATTTCATGAACAGTTTACTTGTTTCTGTTGGAACTGTAGCTATAACTATTTTCAGTGCGCTTTTATTTTCCTATGCTACAAGCAGAATGGTATGGAAGCTTAAGACCTTCACAAGGCTCTTTTTGGGACTTGGAATGTTTATTCCGGTTCAGGCCATAATGATCCCTGTAGTTAAAGTGGTTCAGAAGTTTAATCTTATGGGGACAAGATGGTCGCTGATTTTTCCGTATATAGCTATTAACCTTGCTTTTGCATGCATGGTATACTACGGTTTCTTTAAGGGAATTCCTATGGAGCTTGAAGAGGCAGCCTGTATGGATGGAGCTAATATTTATCAGACATTTTTTATGATAATTGAGCCCCTGGTCAGACCGGCTACTGTAACACTTGTGATATACATATTTCTAAATGCCTGGAATGAATTTATTCTGGCGAATGTTGTGGTAGGAAGTATTCCGGAGCTCAAGACACTTCCTCTTGGAGTGTTGTTCTTCCAGGGAGAATTTACGACTGACTGGGGAGGAATGGGTGCAACAATGGTAATTGCTTCTTTTCCTGCAATAATTGTCTATTCAATATTCTCTGAACAGGTTGAAAGCGCAATGACTATTGGCGGCGCCGTTAAGGGATGA